GCCGTCTTTACCTGCACATCAGCCTCGGTGAGACCTgggagcagtactcgagttgaggggggatgaggggggatggcatcccccctgaaataaaaacggtcaaaaataatcccccctgtaaaactgccatcccccctttccatcccttatgtaatttcatcaattaatgtggttttactgctatttcaacatttagagtcatcaccagaaaaataacttacggtatttgacaattttcacttgtttcaagtaaattttcacttgaaataagtaggaaaatctgccagtgggacaagatttatcttcttattacaagcaataaaatcttgttccacatgcagatttttctacttatttcaagtgaaaatctacttgaaacaggtgaaaattgtagttttttccaatgatgcgtcttaagtgtaatgagatttttttactaaaatgagacattttaactagaaataagacaaatattcttattaagattgtgagtttttgcagtgatccattttacttatcctgtgaaggacagagtcatattgataagttcagaaaactgtttttttatttttgtgtttttgatgtatttgatgtaagcccagtatttaaagcttacagaaggctgcatttaactgctgctatgtcattcctgcagtatttctgcaggtgttttggtcagtgctattatttgtaatatattatattatttgtaatcagcacaaattatctgtccccatatgataaaatccaccaccccccctgatttttttttacaactcgagtactgcctgggAGCAACAATATGTAGGAGGGACAGTTTTATAATAGAAAAGCAAGATTTTCTTCATTCTGAGCTAAAGCGGAGTTCCCTGTCTTCTGTGAGCAATGTTTATTAGAAGCTCCTCTGTGCCTTTTCTCGCTCCCTTTAGGTAGCAGCGTTATACACAAGGTGGACGGTCGGACCACACTGACTGCTGGTAGCCTTCTGGATAATCTACACTGGCACTATGTCACTATCAAGCGCTACGGCCGACAGGTGAACTTCACGGTGGACAGTCACACGGTGACAGCTGTCTGTAATGGAGAATTTACACACCTCGATCTGGACACACAGGTACCAGCATATCAAGACTATGACATAAACACTGGTGAATTTGGGATGACCATATGAGCCAATGAGGCTAACTGTTGTGATGCATGTCACATAGCTGTATGTAGGAGGAGTAATCGAGAAAAACCTGCCTCACCTCCCCACTACGCCGAATTTCCGTGGCTGCCTGGAAAATGTCTTCATTAACGGCGTCAACGTTATCTATAAGGCCAAGAGACAAGAACCTGAAATCCGCATTCCTCTAAAGGTAGGGCTTTGTCATAACAATAAATGTACTTCATGACAACACTGGGAGCCCTTTAACTGTGAATTATGAAGCTCAGCCTCTGATTCTCTCTAGAAAAAGATGCATTTCGCCTGCCGCGACATTCTGCTCAAACCCATGACCTTTGCCGGACCTAACAACTATCTGCAAGTGCCAGGGTTCTTCAGAAGGCCTCGCATGTTTGTCAAGTTCAAGTTCCGCTCGTGGGACTACACGGGGCTGCTGATGTTCACCCGCTTTGCTGATGACCTGGGCGCCCTGGAGCTCGGCCTGAGCGAGGGTCAGATCAATGTCACCATATTCCAGCCAGGGAACAAGAAAATCCAGTTTGCTGCAGGTGAGGTTTTGTTGTGCATGAGAATCAAAGATTTTGGAAATTTGCagaatcatttctttctttttcgacTGCTTGCTAAGCTTCAGTTCAACTCTACATCCAAACTAAATATAGCTATCCTTGTATCCCAAGCATTCAAAAACCTAATGACGCCATATTATATAAAAAGCTAGGTTtctgtgtttgagggtttatATTTGGGTACTTGAAAGGGCTACTAAATAAAAGGTTTTGATGTGGTGTAACACCGACACTTTAGGGTCACTTCGATCTAAAAATGTATCATTCAGTGAGCTGTTCAGAAAGTTAAGGATAGCGTGACTTCACAGACTTTATTAGGATTAGGATTATCCAGTATATGGTTTCATCTTTTGGATAAAATAGGGATAGTACGTCTCCTTTGAGCTAAATTGTGGCTGTACAAACCCTGTCGCAAGAAAGATGGGACATTACGAACATCTATTACAGAACCCAGATAACTATAACGTTACTCTGTCTTGTTTCTCAGGATACAGACTAAATGATGGTTACTGGCATTCAGTGGATCTGGCCGCCAGAGACAACCTCCTGACTCTCACCATCGATGAGGAGGAAGCTTCGCCCTTGAGGATCACCAACCCCTTCACCATTCGCACTGGGGACCGCTACTTTTTTGGAGGCGAGGCCACGacttaattaattacagatacCACCTAAGGAATCTCAATTCGTTCACTTAAATTCACAGAAACATGTACTTTCTTGCCCGTAGGTTGTCCAAAAACCAACAACACAATAAGGAAGTGCGAGACCAAGCTGAATCGCTTCCACGGATGCATGCAACACATCTTCATAGACAATGAACAACTTGATATCGACATTATTCTGCAGCGACAGTGGGGGCGGTATGCTGAGCTTTTGCTGGGTACCTGTGGAATCACAGACAGGTAATGCAACATGGAAAACATATAATTAATGTGACACTGTAATGAGATTAGAGTTGACTCTTGATAATACACAACTATCATAGAGAAAAGGGAGAATATGTGATATGACACGAATCATCTACCTACAATATGTAACTGTAAGCATCTGCGTTGCAGATGTTCTCCAAATCCGTGTGAACATGAGGGCAGATGCATCCAGTCCTGGGATGACTTTATCTGCTTGTGTGAGAATACAGGCTATAAAGGAGAAGTGTGCCACATGTGTAAGTGCTGACCGGTGCTCTTATGAAGCGTTTCTTTACGGTTAATTACACCTGGCCGTGTGATCGTTCTCCCAAACGATGAAAAATATTGTCTCTCCCTCCTCCAACAGCTGTTTATAAAGAGTCATGCGAGGCGTACAGACTAAGCGGCAAATATTGGTCTGGAAACTACACCATCGATCCTGATCTCAGCGGGCCACTGAAACCATTTGAGGTGTACTGCAAAATGAAGTGTAAGTAATCACTGTCATTAAAAGTACAGCTTTATCACCAGTGCCTtcggttgtttttttgtttttttttggttcactCACTGGAGAAGAGGAGTTCATTTTGTTTGTCATGAGATAAGTGGGCAGAAAGTCCATGGGAAATTAAAAAGGGTTTATATACCAAGATAGAAGCAGAGATTGCTGTTTGTCACTGTGATGGAAAATGATCTCCTTCCCTTCCAATGTCAAATTGCTTTCTTGTGTAATTGTCATATATTGCCTTTTCTTAATCTTCCTGTGACAGTAACCTACCTCTGTCTTATGTCTTTGCAGCATACAAAGCTTGGACAGTGATAATGCATGATCGAGTGGAGGCTACCAAGGTTTCTGGGAGCTCAATAGACCGGCCTTATATAGGAAGCGTCAACTACTGGAACGCCTCCTGGGATGAAGTCACCGCTCTTGCCAACACCTCCATGTATTGTGAGCAGTGGATCGACTACTCCTGCTATAAGTCTCGTCTCCTCAACACGCCAAGTGAGTGGAGTCAGCTGGGTTTTTAGTCTGGTAGTGTGCTagaaccagtactcgagttgaggggggatgaggggggatggcatcccccctgaaataaaaacggtcaaaatcatcccccctttccatcccttatgtcatttcatcaatgaatgtggcattactgctatttcaacatttagagtcatcaccagaaaaataacaccagaacaataagttatttgacaattttcacctgtttcaagtaaattttcacttgaaataagtagaaaaatctgccaatgggacaagatttatcttctcattacaagcaataaaatcttgttccacatgcagatttttctacttatttcaagtgaaaatctacttgaaacaggtgaaaaattgttgtttttttttccagtgatgagtcttgttttaagtgtaatgagattttttttactaaaatgagacattttaactagaaataagacaaatattcttaagattttgagtttttgcagtgatccatttgacttatcctgtgaaggacagaggcatattgataagttcagaaaacagttttttattgttactgcatttaactgctgctatgtcattcctgcagtattgcaggtgttttggtcagtgctattatttgtaatatattatattatttgtaatcagcacaaattatctatGTCCCCATATgagaaaatccaccatcccccctgatttttttttttacaactcgagtactggctagaACTCAAAAAGGACTTAAATGACCTCTTACAtgccatgtatttttttttaaattagatgGAAGACCTTTTGGTTACTGGATTGGACGTAACAACGAAACTCACTATTACTGGGGTGGGACGTTCAGAGAAGTCCAAAAATGTGGCTGCGCTATAAACCAAACTTGTGTTGACTCCAAGTTTCAGTGCAACTGTGACGCCGACTACAGACAATGGTAAAAGAGAGACATAACGAGCGTGTTCCCCTCTTTGAGTGTCACTTTGAAAATAATGCTGTAACATCCACTTTATGCCCTTTTAGGTATTCAGATAAGGGTTACTTGGACTTCAGAGACCATCTGCCAGTCAGGAGGGTGGTAATTGGGGACACCAACAGGACCGGCTCAGAAGCGCGCTTCACAGTCGGGCCACTCCGCTGCCATGGCGACAGTGAGCTAATATATTCTGAACGCTTGCTCTTGCATACTGACCTTTTAGTGTTGTGAAGCGTTAAGAGTTTTTTCATAAGACGAGCGGTAATGTGTTCCACAGGGAACATCTGGAACACCATAGCCTTCACCAAGCCCACCTACATAACCTTCCCCACCTTCAGGCCTGGGTCAACTGTTGACATCTCCTTCCACTTCAAAACCTACCGGGAACATGGGGTCTTCTTGGAGAACTCTGATGACTGGCTTAGAAGCTTTATAAGAATAGAGCTCAACAGTGAGGGGATTTTTGTCATTACATCTTCTTATAAATTAAAGATTTGTGTAACTTAACAAATGCATATATTATTTCTTCTTTCAGCCACCCAGAatctttgttttatatttatggtCGGAGATGGCATCCTTAATGTGACCCTGCACTCCCCTATGCCGCTCAATGACAATGAGTGGCACTTTGTTCAGGCCGAGTTGAACGTGAAACTGGCCCGGATCAAGGTTGATTATCAGCCCTGGGCTGTGAAACGCTTCCCGGCTCAGACATTTGTCAGCATGGTGTTCACACATCCTCTGATTATAGGTAGGTCGCCTGAGGAAACTTTAAAAATTGAACAAACAGAATGAGCTAATGAGATTTCATATTCGCTCTTTGATTCAATAATCACTGACAAAAGTATTCTTTGATACAGGTGCAGCCAACCGTACCTTGCGACCTTTCCTAGGGTGCCTTCGGGGGCTGCGTATGAATGGTGTTCCCTATGATTTAGAGGGGAAAGTAAATGAAGAACAGGGTATAAGGAGGAACTGCACTGGACAGTGCCTCAATGCCACCATACCCTGTCGAAACAGTGGCCAGTGCATGGAGGGATATGCGTCCTACACCTGTGACTGTAACAACACAGCATTTGATGGTTTCTACTGCCACAAAGGTACGTTTTTGTTCAACGTTTATCTTCAGAGTCATATGGATGAACTCAGAAAATGCCATAGTTTGTGAAGCAGAACACCTGATCCTGCAATGATCTTTTCTTAAGACATCGGAGCTTACTTTGAGATTGGATCGTGGATGAGGTACAACATACGAAAGAAACCCATTTCGGATGAGGCAGCATGGGCAAACTGGATCGACCCGCATTACGACAACTTCAGTCTCGGCTACAATGACACAGCAGATGACATCGAGTTCAGTTTCAGCACTGTTCACACACCAGCGGTGTTACTCTACATCAGCTCCTTCGTTCAAGACTACATCGCCATCATCCTCAAGACTGATGGTTAGTGAAAGGATGCGTAGTTTGAttttctagaccaggggtcggcaacccgcggctctagagccgcatgcggctctttagcgccgccctagtggctcctggagctttttcaaaaatgtttgaccttttttttctccttttttttcttcttttttttccctttttttatttttttttctctttttcttcattttttccttttttcgtcctttttcctttcctttttaatctcgatcttttgacttttttctcgtaattttgactttttttctcgaaattttgactttttttctcgaaattttgactttttttctcgaaactgactttttttctcgaaattttgactttttttctccaaattttgactttttttctcgacattttgacttttttctcgacattttgacttttttctcaacatttcgacttttcttgagattgtacttcagcattagacttttcattttttgcggctccagacatatttgtttttttgtgtttttggtccaatatggctctttcaacattttgggttgccgacccctgttctagactgATGAAAGCCCAAAAGATACCCTGCTAAGGTATATGCTCTTTATTTAATCTGTCATCTCTCTTCTCTGTTCCCTCAGGTAGTGTTGATCTGAGGTATAAGCTGGGACTCATAACACACAAGTACCAGCTGACTCACCGAAACCTGGCGGATGGATACCCTCACTATGTGAACATAACCAGACACAACAGAACCATCAAAACACAGGTTCTTGCTTTCACTGCTGCCACTGTTTTAACCAGGATCCAAAGGCTACGCTGCTTTCACCTATAACAGCATGTCAAATCTTAGTAAAGGGTAGCATCATTTTAAACAGGTCACAAGAAATATCTGATGCATACGTACAGTCCTATCTGTAGTCCTCCTATACTTGGCTTCAATCAGAGGGAAATAACTTGTGTTACTGTATTTGAAAGGAAATCAAACTGCTCCACGACCTTGATGATTTGGTGTCTTTTAACAATGCTAAAGATGTTTTCTCATCTTCAGTCTTCAGTGTCCGAAACATCACATGGAAAGATGTAACGGTTGCAGAAATCTTGTTGTCTAGTTTTGGTGAAGACGTAAATTAACACACATcatcaaaatgttgacttttcttAAGTTCAGATGCAGCACAAtggattttatttaaaaattagTTGATCCTTACCTTTATTtaagtttttgtcaaaggaggagacctatcacagtgcacgccctccactgggatgtacaaTTTTTTGAAGTCTTACATGCATGTACGCTATATGGAAGTGTGATAAATATCCAATAATACATTATTCCCTTTAATTCATCATGGCTGCTCCTCTGAATATGAAGTTCATATCAAATGTTTCCCTTCTCAAAGGTGGATTACATGGAACCCATCGTGGAGAAGATAACCTTGGTGGAGGATGCCAGATTTGACTCTCCGAAGTCCATGTTCCTGGGCAGAGTGATGGGTAAAAGTCTCACTACTTTTCAACAAGAACATGCAATGTATAGGTTTTGCAGACAGATTTATATGAATTCGTATGTTGCTAAATAGCGTGTGTCCTCTGTTTCAGAGGTGGGTGATATCGACTATGAGATCCAGAGGCATAATGCTCCAGGCTTCATAGGATGCATATCTGGGGTGAGATACAATGTCTACGCCCCACTTAAATCTTTATTCCGGCCAAATGAAACAGACCCTCCGGTAACAACAGAAGGCTATGTGTCTGAGTCTAACTGTGGGGCTTTCCCTCCTGTCCTTGGTTATGTACCCTGGGAGGTCGATCCCTGGTTTACTACTATAGGTGAGTTTTGTATGTTTGAGCATGTGTGATAAAATGGAGAGACAGGTATGTGCTCATCCACTTAAACCTGGATCTTTCTCTTACAGAGTACATTTATATCCATGATGACCTTGGTCTGTTTTGGATAATAGGTAAGGTCATTCACACACCTATGTCTTGTAATACTCACTGATTGCGCAAATATTTTGCGTGTGGCATGTTGTTGCATTGTTTCCTTCAAAAACACATCCTTCTTAAACTCATTTCTAATGTATTCACTCTTTTTGTTCTGTCCTAGATGACACAAATCAGCTTTTTGAAATTCTTTACTCTTTTTCATAATATCCTTTAATCCTAAATATAAGAGTGGGGTTATCAGAGCCAAGCAAGCTTAAGAGTATTTATT
This window of the Cololabis saira isolate AMF1-May2022 chromosome 21, fColSai1.1, whole genome shotgun sequence genome carries:
- the cntnap1 gene encoding contactin-associated protein 1, which codes for MTCKILSICLLILGFQHCSSQECVDPLVSGLYASSFLASSRYNFLYSANFAKLYGSSGWSPSPRDRQPWLQIDLGRKYRLQAIATQGTFNSHDWVSKYTLLYGDRPDSWTPYIMMGGNSTLPGNWNYYQVKRNVFHYVFTAKHIRLLPLAWNTESGGKIGVRLELFGCTYDSYVLQYNGDDSVIYMYPEKRSRTLYDHISINFKTLEQDGLLLHSEGIQGDVFTLELKKGRLYLHISLGSSVIHKVDGRTTLTAGSLLDNLHWHYVTIKRYGRQVNFTVDSHTVTAVCNGEFTHLDLDTQLYVGGVIEKNLPHLPTTPNFRGCLENVFINGVNVIYKAKRQEPEIRIPLKKKMHFACRDILLKPMTFAGPNNYLQVPGFFRRPRMFVKFKFRSWDYTGLLMFTRFADDLGALELGLSEGQINVTIFQPGNKKIQFAAGYRLNDGYWHSVDLAARDNLLTLTIDEEEASPLRITNPFTIRTGDRYFFGGCPKTNNTIRKCETKLNRFHGCMQHIFIDNEQLDIDIILQRQWGRYAELLLGTCGITDRCSPNPCEHEGRCIQSWDDFICLCENTGYKGEVCHMSVYKESCEAYRLSGKYWSGNYTIDPDLSGPLKPFEVYCKMKSYKAWTVIMHDRVEATKVSGSSIDRPYIGSVNYWNASWDEVTALANTSMYCEQWIDYSCYKSRLLNTPNGRPFGYWIGRNNETHYYWGGTFREVQKCGCAINQTCVDSKFQCNCDADYRQWYSDKGYLDFRDHLPVRRVVIGDTNRTGSEARFTVGPLRCHGDRNIWNTIAFTKPTYITFPTFRPGSTVDISFHFKTYREHGVFLENSDDWLRSFIRIELNTTQNLCFIFMVGDGILNVTLHSPMPLNDNEWHFVQAELNVKLARIKVDYQPWAVKRFPAQTFVSMVFTHPLIIGAANRTLRPFLGCLRGLRMNGVPYDLEGKVNEEQGIRRNCTGQCLNATIPCRNSGQCMEGYASYTCDCNNTAFDGFYCHKDIGAYFEIGSWMRYNIRKKPISDEAAWANWIDPHYDNFSLGYNDTADDIEFSFSTVHTPAVLLYISSFVQDYIAIILKTDGSVDLRYKLGLITHKYQLTHRNLADGYPHYVNITRHNRTIKTQVDYMEPIVEKITLVEDARFDSPKSMFLGRVMEVGDIDYEIQRHNAPGFIGCISGVRYNVYAPLKSLFRPNETDPPVTTEGYVSESNCGAFPPVLGYVPWEVDPWFTTIEYIYIHDDLGLFWIIVIIILALLLLFGGLYSIYVYAYQQKGSYHTNEPKNLESPSSSRPLTDTLRREKKNLQEIEEEFRSG